The Macaca fascicularis isolate 582-1 chromosome 1, T2T-MFA8v1.1 genome includes a window with the following:
- the FH gene encoding fumarate hydratase, mitochondrial, with protein sequence MYRALWLLARSRRLVRPPASASASAPGLSGAAVPSFWPPNAARMASQNSFRIEYDTFGELKVPNDKYYGAQTVRSTMNFKIGGVTERMPTPVIKAFGILKRAAAEVNQDYGLDPKIANAIMKAADEVAEGKLNDHFPLVVWQTGSGTQTNMNVNEVISNRAIEMLGGELGSKIPVHPNDHVNKSQSSNDTFPTAMHIAAAIEVHEVLLPGLQKLHDALDAKSKEFAQIIKIGRTHTQDAVPLTLGQEFSGYVQQVKYAVTRIKAAMPRIYELAAGGTAVGTGLNTRIGFAEKVAAKVAALTGLPFVTAPNKFEALAAHDALVELSGAMNTTACSLMKIANDIRFLGSGPRSGLGELILPENEPGSSIMPGKVNPTQCEAMTMVAAQVMGNHVAVTVGGSNGHFELNVFKPMMIKNVLHSARLLGDASVSFTENCVVGIQANTERINKLMNESLMLVTALNPHIGYDKAAKIAKTAHKNGSTLKETAIELGYLTAEQFDEWVKPKDMLGPK encoded by the exons ATGTACCGAGCACTCTGGCTCCTCGCGCGCTCGCGTCGCCTTGTGCggcctccagcctcagcctcagcttcGGCTCCCGGCTTGAGTGGCGCTGCCGTGCCCTCGTTTTGGCCCCCGAACGCGGCTCGAATG GCTAGCCAAAATTCCTTCCGGATAGAATATGATACCTTTGGTGAACTAAAGGTGCCAAATGATAAGTATTACGGCGCGCAAACCGTGAGATCTACGATGAACTTTAAGATTGGAGGTGTGACAGAACGCATGCCA ACCCCAGTTATTAAAGCTTTTGGCATCTTGAAGCGAGCGGCTGCTGAAGTAAACCAGGATTATGGTCTTGATCCAAAGATTGCTAATGCAATCATGAAGGCAGCAGACGAG gTAGCTGAAGGTAAATTAAATGATCATTTTCCTCTCGTGGTATGGCAGACTGGATCAGGAACTCAGACAAATATGAATGTAAATGAAGTCATTAGCAATAGGGCAATTGAAATGTTAGGAGGTGAACTTGGCAGCAAGATACCTGTGCATCCCAATGATCATGTTAATAAAAGCCAG AGCTCAAATGATACTTTTCCCACAGCAATGCACATTGCTGCTGCAATAGAAGTTCATGAAGTACTGTTACCAGGACTGCAGAAGTTACATGATGCTCTTGATGCCAAATCCAAAGAGTTTGCGCAGATCATCAAGATTGGACGTACTCATACTCAGGATGCTGTTCCACTTACTCTTGGGCAG gaaTTTAGTGGTTATGTTCAACAAGTAAAATATGCAGTGACAAGAATAAAAGCTGCCATGCCAAGAATCTATGAGCTCGCAGCTGGAGGCACTGCTGTTGGTACAGGTTTAAATACTAGAATTGGCTTTGCAGAAAAGGTTGCTGCAAAAGTGGCTGCACTTACAG gctTGCCTTTTGTCACTGCTCCAAATAAATTTGAAGCTCTGGCTGCTCATGATGCTCTGGTTGAGCTCAGTGGAGCCATGAACACTACTGCCTGCAGTCTGATGAAGATAGCAAATGATATTCGTTTTCTGGGCTCTGGTCCTCGGTCAGGTCTGGGAGAACTGATCTTGCCTGAAAATGAACCAGGAAGCAGTATCATGCCAG GCAAGGTGAACCCTACTCAGTGTGAAGCAATGACCATGGTTGCAGCCCAAGTCATGGGGAACCATGTTGCTGTCACTGTCGGAGGCAGCAATGGACATTTTGAGTTGAATGTTTTCAAGCCAATGATG ATTAAAAATGTGTTACACTCAGCCAGGCTGCTGGGGGatgcttcagtttcctttacAGAAAACTGCGTGGTGGGAATCCAGGCCAATACAGAAAGGATCAACAAGCTGATGAATGAGTCTCTAATGTTGGTGACAGCTCTCAATCCTCATATAG ggtATGACAAGGCAGCAAAGATTGCTAAGACAGCACACAAAAATGGATCAACCTTAAAGGAAACTGCTATTGAACTTGGCTATCTCACAGCAGAGCAGTTTGACGAATGGGTAAAACCTAAGGACATGCTGGGTCCAAAgtga